In Campylobacter sp. RM16189, the DNA window TAAGTAGCGTAATAAACTCTCGTTCCACGCTTTCGCAGCAAGCCAATGAAGAAGTTATAAAATCCGCTATAAAAACTATGCAAAAAAGTGGAGTAGGCACTATAGGTGCGGTTTCTAGCTTCGGAACAGACCTCAAAGCCTGTGTTAAAAGCTCTGCTAGAGTAATATACTTTAACGAGATTTTAGGCTCCAATGAGGAATTTTTAGATGTAAATTGGCAGGGCTTTAAAAAGCGTTTCGATGAGAGCGTGAAATTTAAAAGCGAATTTTTCACTCCCGCTATATCCGTTCACTCGCCATACTCTACACATCCAAATTTGGCTAAAGCCGCTATAAATCTCGCAAAAGAGCAAAATTTACTAGTATCAACGCACCTAATGGAGTCAGATCACGAAAGAGAGTGGCTAAAAAGTGGCGTAGGCGGATTTAAAGAGTGGCTTGGTAAATTTAGTAAATTTCCAAAACCTCTTTATAGCGTGGATAGTTTTATTAAACTGTTTGCTGGCGCTAGAACTCTCTTTACGCACTGCGTTTATATGAGTGATTTTAGCAAATTTGATAACCCTATTCACAGCGTTACACATTGCGCTTTTTCAAATAGGCTACTAAGTAAAAAGACTTTGAATTTACAAAATTTATTAGATCAAAATATCTCTTTCAATATAGGCACAGACGGGCTTAGTTCAAATATAAGTCTAAATTTTTTAGACGAATTGAGAGCTAATTTATTAATCCATAGCGATTTTGATTTAAAAAATTTAGCTAAAATTTTGCTCCTTGCATCCACTTCATGGTGTGCAAAGTCCCTAAATTTAAATCTTGGAGAGATTAAAGAGGGAAAACTGGCGGATATGGCATTGTATGATAGATTTGGTAACACAGAGCAAGATGGGCTTGCTTTGATGTTTTTGTTACACGCAAAAGAGTGCAAAAAGCTATATATCCAAGGCAAACCTTTAAATTTAGACTAATAAGGAAAGAAATTGAATTTTTTAAAACTACTTTTCTCGCCGATAGTTGCGATATTTAAATTTATAAATGAATATTTTAAAACTATGATTTTTCTCTTAATCTTATTTTTGATATTCATCTACCCCGATTCAAAAGGAGTAAACAGACCCAATTTGGTTCAAATAGATATAAGTGGCGTGATTTTAGATAGCCAAAAGACGCTAAAAGAGATACATGAAGCGACCAAGGATGATCATATCAAAGGTGTTTTGCTGTTCATAGATAGTCCCGGAGGAGCTCTTGCGCCAAGCACAGAGATAGCTATGGCGGTAAAAAAATTAAGAGCCAAAAAACCCGTGATAGCTTATGCGGGCGGAACAATGACTAGCGGAAGTTATTACTCCGGAGTAAATTCAAATAAAATTTTGGCAAATCCGGGCTCGTTCATAGGCTCAATAGGGGTTATAATTCAAGCTCCAAATATAAGCGAACTGGCTAATAAAATCGGAATATCTCAGCAAGTTGTAAAGGCGGGAGAGTT includes these proteins:
- the sppA gene encoding signal peptide peptidase SppA; its protein translation is MNFLKLLFSPIVAIFKFINEYFKTMIFLLILFLIFIYPDSKGVNRPNLVQIDISGVILDSQKTLKEIHEATKDDHIKGVLLFIDSPGGALAPSTEIAMAVKKLRAKKPVIAYAGGTMTSGSYYSGVNSNKILANPGSFIGSIGVIIQAPNISELANKIGISQQVVKAGEFKEVGTFAREWSSIERNELEKLVKKSYDMFVQDVALARNLDVNKSLEWANARVFLASDAKRVGLIDDVSDYYSAREEIENLSGVAMPVWKEKHAYERALDGILKDSVNSVINSVFINWIR
- a CDS encoding metal-dependent hydrolase; translated protein: MTILKPKFIMLCDENFTILQDKAVAFDDKIIKIGEASELKKEFKDAEFIEEKETILAPAFINPHVHLEFSANKTSLVYGDFLEWLSSVINSRSTLSQQANEEVIKSAIKTMQKSGVGTIGAVSSFGTDLKACVKSSARVIYFNEILGSNEEFLDVNWQGFKKRFDESVKFKSEFFTPAISVHSPYSTHPNLAKAAINLAKEQNLLVSTHLMESDHEREWLKSGVGGFKEWLGKFSKFPKPLYSVDSFIKLFAGARTLFTHCVYMSDFSKFDNPIHSVTHCAFSNRLLSKKTLNLQNLLDQNISFNIGTDGLSSNISLNFLDELRANLLIHSDFDLKNLAKILLLASTSWCAKSLNLNLGEIKEGKLADMALYDRFGNTEQDGLALMFLLHAKECKKLYIQGKPLNLD